From Flexistipes sp.:
CAATCAGCTCTTCAGTTTTCTGCTCCTCTTTCTCCTTATCCTGAAGGTTTTTCACATCTGCCAGTATTTCTTTCTCATCCAGTCTCGGGTACAACTGTTTTATTTCTCCTAATTTTATGCCCGATTCAAGAGTTCTTGCTTTCTTAAGCTCTTCAAAGTCGGTTTTGTAGATGTCTTTCTCCGTATTAAGCTGCTTTCTCATGTTAACGGATGTTTCCGGTATAAACGGATACAGCATGAGAGAAAGAGCTCTGAGGCCGTCCAGCACACAATAAAGGACTGAGCCTAAACGCCCCTTTTTGTCTTCATCTTTTGCCAGAAACCACGGAGTGGTTGTGTCCACATATCTGTTGAGAAATCCTACCAGCTCCCAGATACTTGAAAGTGCCTTGTTGAAAGCCAGCTCCGAAATCTGTGCATCAATCTTTTCAAAAGTTTCTTTTATTGTATCCGCCAGTTCTTCATCCAAGCTTTCGGGATCCGTATATTCCGGTATTATACCGCCAAAATATCGGTTTACCATCCCCAGTGTTCTGTTCAACAGGTTGCCCAAATCATTTGCCAAATCACTGTTTATCCTATGAATCAGGGCTTTAAATGAAAAGTCGCCGTCCAAACCGAACGGTACTTCTCTAAGGAGAAAATATCTGATTGGATCCACTCCGAATTTATCGGCCAGCCAATAAGGGTCTATTGCATTTCCAAGTGATTTGGACATCTTTTGACCCTCTACAGTCCACCACCCGTGGGCAAACACACTTTTCGGAAGATCAACCCCGATACTTAAGAGCATAGTCGGCCAGTAAACTGTATGAAAACGGAGGATATCTTTGCCAACGATATGATAATCTCCGGGCCAGTATTTATCAAACATTTCACTTCTGTCAGGATATCCGAGAGCTGAAATATAGTTTGTCAGTGCATCTATCCATACGTAGATAACATGTTTTTCATCTCCGGGTACTGGGACACCCCATTTGAATGAAACCCGGCTGACGGATAAATCCTTCAGACCTTCTTTTATGAATGATATAATTTCATTACGCCTTGAGACCGGTTTAATGAAATCGGGATTTTTTTCTATATGCTCCAGCAATTTGTCCTGATATTTCGACATTCTGAAGAAGTAGCTTGGCTCCTTTAGCTTTGTTGTTGGTCTGCGGCAGGAGGGACAGCAGTTTCCGTCAAGCAGCTGTGTTTCTGTCCAGTAGGTTTCACAGGGGGTACAGTACCATCCTTCATATTCACCAAGGTAAATATCGCCGTTTTCTTTCATTTTTGTAAAAACGGCCTGTACCGTTTTCTGGTGATATTCTTCGGTGGTTCTGATAAAGTGATCGTTGGATATATTCAGTTTTTCCCAGAGATTTTTAAACCGTGTTACCACATTATCTGCCAGTTCCTTGGGTGAAAGATTTTTATCCGATGCGGCATGTTCAATCTTTTGACCGTGCTCATCCGTTCCTGTCAGAAAAAATACATCATAACCGGCCAGACGTTTGTACCTGGCGATTGTATCTGCAGCTACTGTTGTATAGGCGTGACCGATATGAGGAACATCATTTACATAATAGATGGGTGTACTGACGTAAAAAGTTTTTTGGTTCATATTTTCCCTCCGGTATCTTCATCTACAATATCTGTTAATTCAACAAAATCTTCCGATTCGGCCTCAATCTCTTCATACAAGTCTTTTTCATACATAAGGCAGCACATAAGCCTGCCGCATACTCCGGAAATTTTACCCGGATTGAGGATAAGATTCTGATCTTTTGCCATTTTTATAGAAATATTGTCAAATTTCCGAAGAAAAGTAGAGCAGCAAAATTCTTTACCACAAATCCCGAAACCTCCAAGGATTTTTGTGGCATCCCTTACTCCCACCTGTCTGAGTTCAATACGGGTTTTAAATTCTCTGGCAAGATCTCTCACCAGCTGTCTGAAGTCAATCCGCCCTTCAGCGGTAAAGTAAAAGGTGAGCCTCGTTCTATCCAGTGTATATTCAGATTTTAATAATTTCATCTGCAGTCCGTGTGAGTTTATCATCTCTTTGCAGATTTCAAAGGTTTTCTGTTCTTCTTTCCGGTTCTCTTCCAGCCTGTTTAAATCTTCCTCAGCAGCTTTTCTGAGTATTTTTTTCATCCCCTGCTCATCGGCCACGCTCATTTCACGAGGGGGTATGATAACCGATGCTATATCCTCACCTTTCTCTGTTTCAATTACAGCAAAATCGCCCCGTTTCAGATCCACACTGTTACTGAGGAAATCATATATTTTTCCGGCTCTTTTAAAAGCCACTCCTGTTGCCTTAACGTTTTTCACTTAAAACCTCTTCTGCCTTAGTTAATAGGTACATCTTTGCCATTTCAGTGTTAATATTGTATTCCAGTCGTTTGATAACCAGTAAAAGCTCATTCATAAAGTTGAGCAAAGTATCGTCATATGTTGTTTTATAGCTTTCCAGTATACTTATGTAAAGGTTAAAAACATAGTTTTTGATTTCATCTCTGTTTTTAAGCTTCATCAGAGAAGTTAGTGTATTTTCAAAGGTCATATCCCGAAAAGTCTCCATTGATTCTGCATTCTGTTCCATCAGATAAACAGCCGTTTCCACCGAACCTGACGCCACCTGCGATATACTGTTTGCTTTTGCGGCTTCATACCCCTTTTGGGTCAAAATATAAGCTAATTCTTCACTTTTAAGACGGCCGAATTTTACTTCTATACACCTTGATTTTATTGTGGGCAGTAATGATGCCTCTTTATGAGTCACAAGGATGAATACAGTTGTAGGGGAAGGTTCTTCAAGTGTTTTGAGAAAACTGTTGGCTGCATCGCGTGTCATAAGATGAGCATTGTTTATGATAAAGAACTTATATTTTCCGAAATACGGAGAAATATGTGCATCGGCAGCAAAATCGCGCACCCGGTCAATCTTTATCGTATCATCGTCTACAACTCTGATGTCCGGATTATTTCCCTGTCTGGCAAGTGTGCACGAGCTGCATTCACAGTCTTCAAATGCTTTTTCCTCTAAACATAGTGCTGAGCGGGCGAGTTCTTCAGCGAAAAGCTTCTTGCCTATTCCGTTTTTACCGCTGAAAATGTAAGAGTTGAGCAGACTTTTGTTTTTGATAATATTTGTAAATATATCCTTTTCTCTCGAATGTCCTGTAATCAAAACCGCACCTTTTGTTTAGTTTTAAAGTATTTTATAGACCTGGCGCATAATATCTTTACTTACATCGTTAAATGATCTGTTTCCGTCTATTGTTACTGTATTTTTGTGGTTGTCTGCATACCAAAGGAAACCTTCGCGCACACGCTCAAAAAATTCCACGGGCATTTGCTCAAACTTGCCCTCCTGGTGCATACGAAAATCCCTTTCCAGCCTTTTCCTGGCTCTTGCAACGGCTGTGTCAATATCAACATCAATTATAATACTCAGATCAGGCATTCTGTTAATTGTACGGGCGGTTAAGTATTCCAGTATCCCGCCGTCCAATCTTCTGCCGAAAATCTGGTAAGCGTATGTGGACATAAGAAACCTGTCACAAATTACAATATTTTCTCTCTCAGTTTCAGGTATTACAACTTTGTCCTGGTGTTCTCTTCGGTCTGCACAATATACCAAAAGCTCCGTTATCGGGTCCAGATCGTATTCACTCGATATAAGTAAATCTCTGAATATTTTGCCGGCTTTTGTACCTCCGGGCTCTTTTGTGAGTATAATTTCTCTCTGTTCATCACTATCCGGTTTTTTAAGAGCTTTTTCCTTCAAATCTGCAGCCAGTTTCCGGGCTTGACTGGATTTGCCGCATCCGTCTATACCGTCAATTGTAATAAAAAGTCCTTTACGATTCTGCACAGTCGGTTTTATCCCCCTGTAGTTTGGATATTGCGTGTTCTATCGTGCTGATTAATACATTAAAATTTTCAACAGCTCCTTTTGGGCTGCCGGGGAGATTAATTATAAGGGAATTTTTTCTGCATCCGCATACAGCTCTTGAAATCAAAGCATGCGGGGTTTTTTTAAAACTTTCCATGCGCATGGCTTCTTCAAAGCCCGGCAGGCGTTTTTCTATAACTTCGAGAGTGGCTTCCGGGGCTATGTCTCTTGGTGAAAGGCCGGTGGAGCCGTTTGTTAATATAAGGTCAAATTCCTGTGTGTTGCAGAAGTCTTCCAGATGGCTTTTCAACTGACTTTCTTCATCGGCTATCAGAGTTTTGCGAATAAAAGACGTTTCAAAATTCTGCCTCAATAAATGTTCAAGTGCCGGCGCGGTTTCATCAATGCGTTCACCTTTGCTACCCTTGTCGCTTAATGTGATAATACCCACAGATAAGCCTTTTTTTGGCAAAACGGATATTTGATCATTTACCTGTAGAGTCCCTGAGGACAAAACTTCCGCAAATATACCTTCTCTCGGCATAATGCAGTCTCCGGCCTGAAAGTAAATGGCGCATCTGTTATGACAGATTTTTCCTTTTTGTGAGATGACGAATCTTACCTTTCCGGATTCCAATATGCTTCCAACAGGCAGCTTGCATAAATCGATACCTTCCGTTGTTATATTTTCAGCAAAATCGCCGCTTTTTACGTCAAGGCCGAGGTTTTTCATTTTTTCTATACTTTCAACCGCCAGAAAACTGACCTGTCTGTGCCACCCTCCGGCATGTACATCACCCTGTATCCCATGATTTTTTAGTATTTCCACAGAATCAACATTTTCTTTTCTTACACCTTTTTCGCTGCTTACAGACAAACTGTATATTTTTCCCATTTTAAGCCTCATCATAATTTTATGGCATTCATTCTTTTTTGTTTCGGGAGTATATTTAAGTTAGAAAATAATGGGCTGAATGTCAACTGTAGTCGATACTGACTTTTCTGTTATGTAAAGTCAGTCGGTTTTCAACAAAGAGCCGGACTGCTTCCGGATAAATTTTATGCTCTTCTTTCAAAATTCTTTCCGAGAGATCGTTTACGGTATCGTTTTTCTTTATTTCAACAGCTTTTTGGAGAATTATGGGGCCGTGATCCAATTCTTTGTCCACAAAATGAACAGTGCAGCCGGAAATCTTAACCCCGTAGTCCAATGCCTGTTTTTGTGCGTTTAGTCCGGGGAAAGAGGGCAAAAGGGAAGGGTGGATATTCATAATCCTGTTTTTAAATGTATCTACAAATTTTGCCGAAAGGAGCTTCATGTAACCGGCCAGGCATACCAGATCTGTTTTCCTGGATTTCAGGATATCGATAATTTCTGTATCATAGGCCGTTCTACTGCCATATTCTGAAGGATTTACAAAATAAGAGTTTAAACCCCTGTCTTTGGCAAACTGCAAACCGGGGGCCTCAGCTTTATTACTGACAACGGTCGTTATCCTTGCATCTGTTATATAACCGGCTTCAATTGAGCTGTATATAGCCTTGAAATTGCTGCCCCGGCCGCTCAAAAGAACTGCAATATTTTTCAAAAGTCCACTCCGCTGATCCGGACTTCTTTGTTAGCCGTGATTCTTCCTATTTCATATGCGCTTATTAGATTCTTTTTCAGAAATTGTTTGAAACTCTCATAATCAGCATAATCAACTACCATAACCATGCCTATACCCATATTAAAAACCCTGTACAGCTCTCTCTCTTCACCGCTGTATAGATTTTTGATAAATTCATAACACTGCATCTGAGGTATTTTATCTCTGTATATGTCGGCCCCTGTTCCCGGTGGAAGAATTCTCGGGATGTTTTCGTAGAATCCGCCGCCGGTTATATGGGCCATTCCTTTGATATTTATTCCGGAATTTAACATTTCCATCACATCTTTTACATATATTTTAGTGGGTTCAAGGAGCATTTCACCGACACTTGTTCCCTTTACAAATTCATCCTCAAATGTATATCCTGACTCTTTTAGCAATTTTCTTAAAAGGGAAAAGCCGTTGCTGTGGAATCCGGTTGAAGGCAGTCCGAAGACTATATCTGATTCTTTTATACCTGATCCGTCAATAATTTTTTCTTTATCCACAATTCCCACAGCAAAGCCTGCAAGATCAAAATCTTTATCACTGTACATGCCGGGCATTTCAGCCGTTTCTCCGCCGAGAAGAGCTACATCTGCCTCTCTGCAGCCTGCGGCGATACCTTTAACAACTTCAGACATATTTTCTATGTTCAGCTTTGAGGTGGCCAAATAGTCCAAAAAAAACAGGGGCTTGGCCCCCGGTACTATCAAATCATTAACACACATCGCCACAAGGTCTATACCGACAGTATCGAACTTCCCCGTTTCAATTGCAACTTTCAGCTTTGTTCCGACTCCATCTGTGCTGGAACATAGCAAAGGATTTTTAATTTTACCAACTGTTTCGGCTATATCGTAAAATCCAGCAAAGCCACCTATATTGCCGGGGACATTTGCATTTAAAGTGCTTTTTACGAAAGGTTTTATTTTATTTACAAAATCGTTTCCGGCGTCAATATCCACTCCGGAAGATTTATAATCCATATTACTGATTTTCCTGCCCGCCTTTTTTCAACCGTTCAATCTCTTCCAGAATAAGCTTTTCAGATAGATCGGGAACAACCTCCCATATTACCTTTTCAAGATTTTCCCTTAACGACTCTTTTATCACATCCTTTAGAAAATCTTCTCCAAGAGCCTCTTTTACTGCATCTTTTATCACTGCTTTATCCAAATCACCTTTGTAATCGTCCATGACACTCTTCAAAGCATCAATAAATGCTTCTTTGTTAAAGTCAGCATACCTCTTTTCGGTTGATTCCGCCGTTTCTTTTATTTGCTCTGGACTGCTTTCCGGTTCATAGGTTTCTTCCTCCGGTGATAACTCTTCAGGCTGTAATAAAGGTTCCTCCTGAATCTCTTCCTCTTCGGTTTCCGAGGTTTCCTCAACAATATCATCCAGTGCTGAGCTTAATTCTTCTTCTTTTTCAATTTCTCCACTCATTTCTATTGAAGATGTCTCTTCTGTGGGCTCCTGATCTGCTTCCTCATTTTCCAGATCATCGAAAATATCCTCAAAGGATTCCTCACCCAGCCCTTCACCGAACTCTTCCTTCTGTTCTTCATCCGGCTGTTCTGCTTTGGCATCTTCATTTATTTCCATAGAAGATGTTTCTTCTTTGGATTCCTGCTCTTCTTCTTTTTCCAGGTCATCGAAGATATCCTCAAAGGATTCATCTTTTACTTCTTTATCAAACTCTGGCTTAGGCTCTTCCGTTTGCTCTTCTGTTTGTATATCTTCGAAGATGTCCTTTTTTTCATCTTCCGTTTCCAAAAAGGACTCTTCCTCCGGTTGGCCTGTCTCGAATTCTGTATCGAAGGTTTCGGTTAAATCTTCCTCTTCTTTTTGTTCCTCTGTACTGGAATTTGCAAATGATTCCGCAGTAACGGAGAGTTCTTCTTTCTGTTCCTCTGTTTCAGTATCAGAGTATTCTTTTTTATCTTCGGTTTCAGGCTTTTCTTCCTGCTCTTCTGGCTGGGAAGGCTCTTGGGCGTATTCGTTGAGTTTTTCCTCAAGAGAGCTTGAGTTAAAAGGCTTTACAAGAAATCCGTCAGCACCTAAACGCTCGACTTCGGCTTCCCCAATCTTGTCGAAAGCGCCCACCAATAGTAATATTTTAGCCTCAGGCGTTGCATTTTTGATTTTAGCGATAAAGTCTGATGTTTTTACATTTTCCAGTTTATTGTCAAGGAGAATTATATCGGGGTGAAAGTCTCTCAGCTTGCTTTCTGCATCTTCAGCTGAAAAAACCTTGCTCACTTCGAACTGTGTACTGTCTATGGAAAGATCGATAACCCTGTGGATCGTTATGCTGTCGTCAATTAGTAATATTTTGCTGTTCATGGTCAACCCCTATAATTTTTTCTACATCTATCAAATAGCAGGTTTCATTGTTCTCAGATTTTACAGCTCCTAATATGGGTTTTACCATAAATAATTCTTTTTCAAAAGGAATTATTTTATCAGCATTTTCAATTGATTCGACCTTTTCCACATGCAGGGCAACAATATTCTCTTCATGCTCTACAAAGATTATATCACCATTTTCCGTTTTTTCATCAAAGAAAAGCGAACCAAAATTAACTACCCTGAAATCATCAAGTTCGCCCTTTATTTCCTTATAACGGGATATGTGCAAAACATTTTTTATATCAACAAGAAATTTATAATCTTTGTCTCTAAACGTTAGCCCTTTCAATCATTACTCCCTTGACTTTATTCATAATGGATTGTTCGCGTATAGGTTTTATTATAAACTCATTAGCACCGAGCTCCATTGCTTTCATCCTGTGTTTTTCTGTTGCCCGTGATGTTAATACGAAAATATGTGTCAGGTTATCCCCCTTAATTGTCCTTATATGCTCTATAAGCTCATAACCGTTCATAGAAGGCATTTCTAAATCTGTAATTACCAAATCGTAACGTTTGGTTTCGAGCTTTCTCAGCGCATCCACACCGTCCACGGCTTCGTCAACATAGTATTCGTCAGAAAGCAGCTTCTTCAGATATTTTCTAACACTGATTGAGTCATCAACAACGAGGATGCTGTTGGAGATATAATTGATTCCTTTTGTTTTTTTCTCAGATCCTGTGTCCCTTTTATAGGTAATGGTACCGCTTTTTGCTTCCATAAGTTTTATTGTATCGATGATAAATCTTACTTCACCCTGGGGACCTATATTTGCCCCTGCAAAGTAAGACAGGCCGCTGAGAAATCTGCCCATTTTTTTCGTAACGGCGGTTTCCCTGCCAATGAGCTCATCAACGGTTAATACATAACTTTTTCGGGGGCCGTCCACAAGTATTCCGATGTTTCCCTCTTTGAAACTTGCCTGCGATGTCTGCTTAATAAGTGTCCCCAGATCATGAATTTCATAGATGTCACCGCGTACTTCATAGAAAAAGTGGTTTCCTATTTTCCTGATTTCATCCGGATGAATCTCAAACGTTTCATGAACACCTATGATAGGGATTGAAAACAACTGTTTATTTTCCCTCAGAACAAGATAATCCGCTATTAAAAGTGTAATAGGGACGTTTAGTATAAATGTGGTGCCTTTACCTTTTTCACTGTTTACATAGATCGAACCGCCCAGGGATTCAATTTTCTTCTTTACGGCATCAAGCCCCACACCTCTGCCTGATACATCACCGGCACCTGCTTTTGTGGAGAAGCCGGGGTGGAATATTAAATCCATTACTTTATCGGCTCTCATATTATCTGCATCATATCTGGCCAGAATCCCCAATTCAACAGCTTTGTCTTTCAGCTTCGCCGGGTCTATACCTTCACCGTCGTCTGATATTTCAAAGACAATTATGTTACTTTCTCTGCTTGCACTCAGGTTAATGATGCCTTCTTCGTTTTTTCCGTATTTTTTCCTTGTTTTCCTGTCTTCAATACCGTGGGATACAGCATTGCGGATAATATGGATAATTACCTCATTTAGTGCGTCAATTAGGGATTTGTCAAGCTCAATACTTTCACCTGATAAGTTAATATTCACCAGCTTGTTTTCAGAGATTGAAGCTGTTCTTACCGTTCTGAGTGCTATATTAAAAAGCCTGTCCACGGGGACCATTCTGATATCTGTAAGATTTCTCTGGAGAGAATCCGTAATTTTTCCGATATAATCTGTTTCCTCCGTAAAGTAAGTGAAATTAGTGAGAATATCGTTGATGATTGTTACAATATCATTACCGATTTCAGCAAGTCTTCTGGAAAAAATGTTAAAGTCATCATATCTGTCAAACTCTGTTTCACTGAAATCGGCAAATGTTGAGTCTTCAACAGGCATTTCCCGGAGATTTTCCATAGAGTATGCATATTTTTCCTCAAACTCTTTGATGATATTCATAAGCCTGTTTTTGGTATACTCAAGGTCTACACCGAGATTCTTAAGAGCATGCACCCTGTCTGTCTGTCTGTTTTTGTTGGTAATCAGTTCTCCGACAAGATTCAGCAGGTTATCCAGTCTCTCCAGGCGAATCCGAATAAATTCATCGGAGTATGAGGTGTCTAAGGTTTTGTTGTACTTTTCATCAGCATTTTCGAGTATCGCTTTTCTGGTTGCCGATTCCACCCTTTGGGTTTTTTCCTCTGCCAGCTCGGTTTGTTCTGAGGTTTCGTACGCCTCTTCCCCGGCCGAACTTTCATCTGTTTGTTCCTTAGACTCTTGCTGTTTTTGTTCGGACGTTATGTTTTCTTCCAGTATTTTTTCAAAATCTTCCGTTTCCTGTTCGTTGAGATCCCTTTTGTTTTTGTTAATAAGACCATTAAATTTTTCAACAAAATCCAGGAGAAAAGTTACAAGTTTTTCCTCCGGAGTAATGTTTCCCTTTCTTAACTGATCCAGGGTATCTTCCAATGAGTGTGCAATATGAGCAACGTTCTTGAAGCCAACCATTGCTGCCGAGCCCTTTATCGTATGGGCACTTCTGAAAAGTTCATCGATTACAGACCAGTTCCCCGGATCCCGTTCGAGTACGAGGAGGCCATTTTGTATGGCCTCAAAGTGCTCAGCACTCTCCATCAGAAAGAAGTCTACCAGTTCTTTTTTATTTATTTTCGCCATAATTACACTTTAAATTTATTAACAGCCTCTTTGAACATATCCGCAAGCTGAGACAGTGTCGAGACTGTCATATTGGTCTTTTTAACGTCTTCAGCTGTTGTTTCGGAAATTTCTCTGACTTTTTCTATCCCTGCGGCAACTTCTTCAGCTTCATTGTACTGTTTTTCAATATCTGTATAGATGCTGTTGATTGAGTTTTTGGCATTATCCAAAGATTCATTAATTGTTTTCAGGGACTCCCCGGTATTTTCAGCCATATCCGAACTCTTTTCAACATTTACTGTACTTTCTTCAACGAGCTTAACCGTGTCGGCTGTTTCAGTCTGTATCCCTTTAATCAGATCGGCAATCTCTTTTGTAGCTGTATTACTTCTTTCGGCGAGTTTTCTGATTTCATCGGCAACAACAGCAAAACCGTGTCCGTATTCTCCAGCTCTTGCCGCCTCAATGGCTGCGTTAAGAGCCAAAAGGTTTGTCTGGTTTGAAATATCGCTAATCACATCGGTGATTTCACCGATTTCCATTGATCTTTCCCCGAGAGTTTTCACCTTTTTACTGGCCAGCTGTGAGTATCTTCTAACGCTGAACATGGACTCAATCGTTTCATCAATAACCGACTTACCTTCTCTGGCCATATTTGCTGCATTTTCTGTGACATTAACGGTATCCTGAGCTTTGTCGGCAATTTCTTTACTCAGTGCTCTGAATAGCTGCATCTTTTCATCAATGGACTCAAGTTCATTAATCTGAGTTGTTGCACCCTCACTGGTCTTTTCCGCCGACTGCAGAAGTTCCTCAGTAGCATCGACAATCGAATCACCGGCATTTTTAATGTCCTCAATGAGTTCTTTCATGCTACCGGTCATCATATTAAAGGCATCCGCAACAGAACCGAGTTCATCCGCAGTAACTTCAGCCTCTACTGTTAAGTCACCCTCGGCCGCATCCGAAACTGTATCCATCAGTCCGACAATCTGCCTCTGGACTCTCTGCCTGTCTTCTTCTGTCTGTATATATTCGGTCGTTCTGTCAAGCATTTCGTTGAAACCATGGACAAGTCCTCCCAGCTGGTCCTTTCTTTCGGCTCCTGTTTGCACCCTCACTTCATAATTGCCGTCTCTGACCTGCTGCATAGCTCCGGAGAGAGCAAAAACAGGAGAAAACAGTTTACGAAAACCGATATATGCAATAATGGTTAAAATCAGAGCGATCAAAGCGGTTGCGCCGATTGAATATGCACGCGCCTGATGAAGATTCTGGAACATATATTGTTTGTTTTTCAAAAATCCCACTACCATTCCGAAATTTCTGTAATAAACGGTTTTAAAAGACGCGAGATAGACATTTCCATTATAATTGATTTCCCTTTCAAGAGCTTTATTTTCCGGCAGTTTTTCACTGATTTTACTGTAAAGCTTGTCAAGATTATTGGTTTCTGAAGGTATGATTTCCGAATTGTTTGCCATAGGTGACATCAAAAGGTTGCCGTCGATGTCGTAAACTACTGTGAACCCGCGGTTTTCAAGGCTGCTTTCACCTTCATGGCAGTTGGAGCAGTCCTCCCTGACCGGCTCGTGAAACTTGTGTTTTGTGAATTCTCTGTTGGCGTATGAAAGCAGATAATTTCCGCTTGCCAGGATTGCAATATTACCAACCTTTTCTCCGTTATACGTTAAAGGCGTGTAGTAGACAACATAAGGCAGATTCTGTGTTAGATAGGGTTCAAAAAATATTTCACCTGGCTCAAGGGTTTCAAAGGGCATAATAACCATTTTGAAGTTAGGCATCTGCTCGGTAAATTTTTTATAACCCGTCAATATGTTGCCGTCCTCATCAAGAACGGCTGCACCTTCAATAACCTCGGATTCAGCAACAAGTTCTTCGACAAAGCGGGAGCTTTGGGTCATATCCCCTTCTCCGGCGGCCTCTTCTCCTAAAAAAGGAACAAGTGAAATTGTGTTGAGCCTTCTCTCAACACTTTCATCGTGCTCATGAAGGGCATCACCAAAGTTGCCGATCCGGGTGGTGATATCGTCATAGATGTTGTTAATGATGCTTGTTTTTGACTGGTTATAAACAATCACCGCTGAAAGGGTGGCTGCAATAAAAATAACCAGGATAAATACAACCAGAATTTTTAATTCAAGGGTTTTTTTAGTGGATTTTTCTGCCATAGGGTTCTCCTTGTTAGCTCGTTCTGAAATTAATAAATACTTTATTTATATCCAATATACCGTATAATTCATCATCTATATTAATAAAACCGGAAAAAAGACCTTCTGCCTCTTTATCGGCATAATCCTGTTCCCTGACGTTTATCATGCGAGCTGCTTCATCAGCCAAAAGGCCTATATATTCATTCTCAGTTTCCGTAATAACATATCTGCTTAAACCTGTTCTTCTTACAGTGTCAATTCCGAACTCCACTCTTATGTCGATTATAGGTACTATTTCGCTTCTCAGGTTTACCACACCCAGTACATGGTCCCCGGTACCGGGGACATTTTCAATTGTTTTGTCCAGGTCAATAATTTCCTTGATTTCGTTAACGTCAATCAAAAACGAATAGTCACTCAGTCTACATAACAGATATCTGGCAACAACCCGCTCTTCAGGATCTTCTATTTCTCCTTTTACTTTTTTAAGAAGTTGATCCTTTAGCAATTTAGCAGATCCTTAACAGTTTTTACCATTTCATCCATTTCAAAGGGTTTGACCAAATATTCGTCTGCCCCCTGCTTTTTCCCCCAGAATTTATCACTATCCTGACCTTTGGATGTAACAATGACAACCGGAATATCTTTCATACTTTCGTCTTTCTTAACCTGTCTGCATACCTGGTATCCGTTTTTACCGGGCATAATTATGTCCAGAATTATGCAGTCAAACCTATCCTTTTTAATTGCATCCAAAGCAGCATCCCCGTCCTCTACTTCGGTAACATCAAAACCGGCGCTTTTCAGAGCACTTGACATCATTTCGCGCTCTGTTGAACTGTCATCCGCTAATAATACTTTTAACATTTTACACACCCCTTATATTTTTATAAAACCTGTCAATATTAACGTGCCAAGTGAATTTTTGGCCATTTGTGTATTGTTT
This genomic window contains:
- a CDS encoding molybdenum cofactor synthesis domain-containing protein; protein product: MGKIYSLSVSSEKGVRKENVDSVEILKNHGIQGDVHAGGWHRQVSFLAVESIEKMKNLGLDVKSGDFAENITTEGIDLCKLPVGSILESGKVRFVISQKGKICHNRCAIYFQAGDCIMPREGIFAEVLSSGTLQVNDQISVLPKKGLSVGIITLSDKGSKGERIDETAPALEHLLRQNFETSFIRKTLIADEESQLKSHLEDFCNTQEFDLILTNGSTGLSPRDIAPEATLEVIEKRLPGFEEAMRMESFKKTPHALISRAVCGCRKNSLIINLPGSPKGAVENFNVLISTIEHAISKLQGDKTDCAES
- a CDS encoding PSP1 domain-containing protein, whose product is MKNVKATGVAFKRAGKIYDFLSNSVDLKRGDFAVIETEKGEDIASVIIPPREMSVADEQGMKKILRKAAEEDLNRLEENRKEEQKTFEICKEMINSHGLQMKLLKSEYTLDRTRLTFYFTAEGRIDFRQLVRDLAREFKTRIELRQVGVRDATKILGGFGICGKEFCCSTFLRKFDNISIKMAKDQNLILNPGKISGVCGRLMCCLMYEKDLYEEIEAESEDFVELTDIVDEDTGGKI
- the purN gene encoding phosphoribosylglycinamide formyltransferase; its protein translation is MKNIAVLLSGRGSNFKAIYSSIEAGYITDARITTVVSNKAEAPGLQFAKDRGLNSYFVNPSEYGSRTAYDTEIIDILKSRKTDLVCLAGYMKLLSAKFVDTFKNRIMNIHPSLLPSFPGLNAQKQALDYGVKISGCTVHFVDKELDHGPIILQKAVEIKKNDTVNDLSERILKEEHKIYPEAVRLFVENRLTLHNRKVSIDYS
- a CDS encoding DNA polymerase III subunit translates to MITGHSREKDIFTNIIKNKSLLNSYIFSGKNGIGKKLFAEELARSALCLEEKAFEDCECSSCTLARQGNNPDIRVVDDDTIKIDRVRDFAADAHISPYFGKYKFFIINNAHLMTRDAANSFLKTLEEPSPTTVFILVTHKEASLLPTIKSRCIEVKFGRLKSEELAYILTQKGYEAAKANSISQVASGSVETAVYLMEQNAESMETFRDMTFENTLTSLMKLKNRDEIKNYVFNLYISILESYKTTYDDTLLNFMNELLLVIKRLEYNINTEMAKMYLLTKAEEVLSEKR
- the tmk gene encoding dTMP kinase, which encodes MQNRKGLFITIDGIDGCGKSSQARKLAADLKEKALKKPDSDEQREIILTKEPGGTKAGKIFRDLLISSEYDLDPITELLVYCADRREHQDKVVIPETERENIVICDRFLMSTYAYQIFGRRLDGGILEYLTARTINRMPDLSIIIDVDIDTAVARARKRLERDFRMHQEGKFEQMPVEFFERVREGFLWYADNHKNTVTIDGNRSFNDVSKDIMRQVYKIL
- the metG gene encoding methionine--tRNA ligase, translated to MNQKTFYVSTPIYYVNDVPHIGHAYTTVAADTIARYKRLAGYDVFFLTGTDEHGQKIEHAASDKNLSPKELADNVVTRFKNLWEKLNISNDHFIRTTEEYHQKTVQAVFTKMKENGDIYLGEYEGWYCTPCETYWTETQLLDGNCCPSCRRPTTKLKEPSYFFRMSKYQDKLLEHIEKNPDFIKPVSRRNEIISFIKEGLKDLSVSRVSFKWGVPVPGDEKHVIYVWIDALTNYISALGYPDRSEMFDKYWPGDYHIVGKDILRFHTVYWPTMLLSIGVDLPKSVFAHGWWTVEGQKMSKSLGNAIDPYWLADKFGVDPIRYFLLREVPFGLDGDFSFKALIHRINSDLANDLGNLLNRTLGMVNRYFGGIIPEYTDPESLDEELADTIKETFEKIDAQISELAFNKALSSIWELVGFLNRYVDTTTPWFLAKDEDKKGRLGSVLYCVLDGLRALSLMLYPFIPETSVNMRKQLNTEKDIYKTDFEELKKARTLESGIKLGEIKQLYPRLDEKEILADVKNLQDKEKEEQKTEELIDFETFSKMKIKVGQIYAAEKIKKSDKLLKLQVDLGSENRQIVAGIAKTYAPENLIGKKVAVVANLKPAKLMGVDSEGMVLAASGDDRHFLIEIDENVKAGSPVK